The following is a genomic window from Sphingobacterium spiritivorum.
ATAAAACAGGCGTAATTGTTTGCGACCTTAATCAAATAAAACTATTTTTGTAAATTGATGAACAGGACTATACCAAATATTTTAACGAATTGCAAGCGATACTTTTTAGTATTCGCCACGTTCTTGTTGGTATTGCTTACATCCTGCTCGATCAAAAGCAGCATTAAAATTTTTGCAGGTCTGCCAACACAGACAGAAAGTGGTTTTCCTAAAACTCATCAGAGTTTCCCGACAAGCTCTCTGGAAAAATGTAGCAAGATTGAAACTGCCGACAACCAGATTGTCCAAAACTTTAATTTTAAGGCGAACGATTTTCTACCCGTTCTTCTTTTTACGGCTTCCTTTCTTTTCCTTATCGGCTTCTGCCCATTAAACAAAGAAAACAAACATCCACTTTATAGCGGTAGCAACAAAATCCGAAGTTCTATTCCTATCTTTTTGGAATACCGGAAGCTCATCATCCACTTTGCCCGCTAATTCTCTTTTCCTATTGACTGCGATGCGGTTTCAATAGGCTTTCTATTGTTTTCATTTTAAAATAATCTTAGGTCGTTTTAACCGACCTCTCCAAAATTGTATCGTAATATGATAAAACATATTATGGCAACCACATTATTATGGTTAGCCATTGTTGCTGCGCTTCCACTATATGCGCAGCAACAACAGGAATATACTTTAGGCAGCTTGTGGTCTAAAGTCGAAGAAAATTATCCCGGAGTTGGAGCCAAAATGTCGGCGATTGATGCTGCAAAGTATAACCAACGGGCGGTAAAAGGCAATATGCTGCCGCAGGTAAACGCACAGGCACAGAATACCTACGGTACTTACGAGGGAAGCGCAGGCGGATTTTTCCCACAGCCCGGCTTTTTCAATGTAAATGGTTCAGTGCCGTTAGACGGCAGTACCACCGCAGCTAATACCTTTGGCTCCGCCATTGTCAATTGGGAATTGTTCTCTTTCGGAAAGCTCCGTAAGCAAAACGAGGCTGCCGGAGCGTTGTATGATAAATCAGTGAGTGATAAAGATGCGTATGTCCTCAACCTTAAAAAGATATTATCTGAAAGATACATTACCCTTTTGTACAACAATGCCAAGTTGCAGTGGACAAAGAACAACGCCGAACGCCTGAACGATATTCGCAAAATCACTTCCGGTTTATCAGCATCAGGTCTTAGACCTGCTGCAGACAGCCTGCTTGCTTCATCGTCTTATGTACAGGCAATGGGCGAATACGATAAATGGAATGGCTTTAAAAATGCCGCTTACATCAAGCTGTTAGAACTGTACGGCGATGATACCGTTAATTATACAGCATCCGCTAACCGTTTCGACAATCCCGCCGAAAATAGCTTGAACAAGGTAAACACCATCAATCCCTCGCACCCCATTTTAGATGCTTTGGATAAACAGTCCGAGTATTACACGTTGAGCGGCGAGGCACAAAAAAGGTCTTCTTTGCCCTCTATCAATCTGTTGGGCGGTTATGCCTACCGGGGTACGGGCATCAGTCCCAACGGAAAGGTATCGGGAGCGTGGAAAGACGGGTTCAGGAATACCACCAATAATTTTTTGGCGGGTATCGGCATCACGTGGAATTTGACGAGCCTGCATACCAACCGGATGAAAGGCGAGCAACTTTTTAAAGAAGCCGAAAGTACCAAATTACTCCATTCGCAATACGAGCAGGCAATGCAGGCAGATTTGTCCGCTTCGCAGGCAAAAATCGTTCAGCAGTACCAGCAGCTTCAGAAAACGAAACTTGCCGTACAGCAGTCGCAGGATGCTTACAATATGTACCTCGCAAGGTATAAAAGCGGTTTGATCACGTTAAGCGAACTGTTACAGATACGCATTTTGCTGGAACAGGCAGAGAACGCCCACATCGAGGCTTCCCGTGAGTATTGGGTATTGCTGGCTTATGAAGCGGAGCTGACTGCCGATTTCGACTTTTTGTTTAACAACCTTTAAATAATCGTATATGAACATTATAAGATTTGCGTTAAGGAAACCTATTGCGATTATGGTTGTCGTACTGGCGATAGCTTTCTTTTCCTACAATACCATTAAAAAAATAAACGTAGATATATTCCCCGAAGTGGAATTACCTGCGATGTATGTGGCTATGCCTTACGGTGGTTTGTCCCCCGCCTATATGGACGGGTTTATGGCAAACGAGTTCCAAAAGGTACTCCTGTTTGTCAGTGGTGTAAAGAACATTGATTTTAAAAGTGTACAGGGTTTGACCCTGATGAAGCTGACCTTTTATCCCGGAACCGATATGTCGCAGGCTGCCGGAGAGGTATCTACTTCCGTTTCACGGGCAATGGGCTTCCTGCCGCCCGGAGCCGTCCCGCCGATGGTGGTACGCTTTGACGGTAGTTCGCTTCCGGTAGGAAACCTTGTGTTTGAAAGCGACCAGCGTTCCGTAAATGAAATACAGACATTGGCATTGACCAAAATACGCCCGATGTTCGTACAAATTCCGGGCATCACTTCTCCTGCGCCTTTTGGCGGTAACATCCGTTCCATTGTCATTAACATTGACCCCGAAGCAATGCAGGCGAACGGGTTAAGCCCCGAAGATATTACGGTAGCCATTACCAAAAACAGTCTTCCGTCGCCTGCTGGAAATATCCGCATTGGCGATGAAAACCTGATGGCTCCGATTAATTCTATTGCCAAAGGACCTCAAGAATTGTTGAAAACCCCTGTAAAAACAAGCGATAACCGTACAGTATATGTTGGCGATGTTGCCCGTGTAGAAGACGGCGCAGACCAGACCGTAGGCTACGCTTTGGTTAACGGCAAACGTTCGGTTTACCTGCCTATTATCAAGAAAGCAGATGCTTCCACATTGGATGCCGTGGAGAACCTAAAGGCAGCCATTCCGATGCTGAAAGACCAATTGCCGGAAGATGTAAAGGTCAGCTATGAATTTGACCAATCGAATTATATAGAGCGTTCTCTTTCCAACCTGATACACGAGGGTATTTTGGGAGCGGTATTTACAGGATTGATGATATTATTGTTCCTGGGCGATACCCGTGGAGCAATCATTGTGGTACTGACCATTCCGATTGCCATTCTTGCAGCAGTTACCACATTGTACCTTTTCGGACAGACCATTAATATTATGACATTGAGCGGGCTGGCTTTGTCCATTGGTATTCTCGTCGATGAAGCCACGGTAACGATAGAGAACATACACCAGCATATGGAAATGGGCAAGCCCAAACAGCGGGCGATTATAGATGCCCTGCTTGAAATCTCTATCCCCAAATTGCTGATTTTGCTGTGTATTCTTGCGGTATTGACACCTGCCTTTATTATGACAGGCATTCCAAAAGATATGTTTATGCCTTTGTCAATGGCAGTTGCCTTTGCGATGATAGCTTCCTTTTTGGCTTCGCAGACCTTTGTGCCTATACTGGCAAACTGGATGATGAAGAATAAGCACAACACGGAAGCCAACACACCGAGAAAGCGGGCTTTCTTCGATAAGTTCCGTGTAAACTATTCATTCAAGATGCGCAAATGGTCAACTAAAGCCATACCGCTTTTTGTGGTTTATGTATTGGTTGCAGGTGCTATTTCAGGCTTATTATTGACTGTTGTAGGTACGGATGTAATGCCCGTTTCCAATAACGGCGATTTTCAGATACGCATAGATGCTCCGTCAGGAAGCAGGCTCGAAAAGACCGAGCAGATTGTCAAAGATATTACCAATGATATTAAAGCAGAACTTCCCGAAAACGGATTGAATATTACTTCCGCATTTGTGGGGATGCACCCCGCAGGTTCGCCTATCAACCCGATATTCCTTTTCAGTAATTCATCAAACGAAGCGGTGTTGCAAATATCCGTCAATAAGGAAGTGTACGGCGGTTCGATGGAAGATTTTAAAGAGAAAGTCCGTAAAAAGATTATAGAAAAGCATCCCGAAGTCGCATTCAATTTTGAACCGATGGAACTGACCGAAAAGATTATGGGTCAGGGTGCGATGACACCTATCGAGGTTAAAGTCGGAGCAGGTCAGGTAAAAGGAGCTTATGCCCACGCATCAAAGATTGAGGCAAACCTGAAAAATGTTCCGTATCTGCGTGATGTACGCATTGCCGAACCTGTTGCTTACCCAAGTATGGAGATTGAAGTAAACCGTGACCTTGCCGGGCAGTTCGGTTTGACGATGCAGGATATTACCCGCAGCCTTATTACGGCTACTTCATCCACCCGTTTTACAGATAAAAACCTTTGGATTGACCCGAAATCGGGATTGGTATTCCAAACTCAGGTACAGATACCGGAGGGTATTATGTCGGAGGAAATATTGCGCTCGCTTCCGTTGAAAGCCGGAAGTCTTCGCCCCGTATTGGAAGATGTGGCAACCATACGCAGGGTTACGGCTCCTGCACAGGTAAACCGTAAGGGACCGAACCGTTATGTTACCATTGTTGCCAATCTGTATGACAAGGATTTGGGTACGGCATCAAGGGCAGTAAAGCAGGCGATTAAAGATGCGGGCGAAGCACCTCGTGGTACTGTGGTATGGACAGAGGGAACATTACAGTTATTGGATGATACATTGGGCAGTCTTTTGGCAG
Proteins encoded in this region:
- a CDS encoding TolC family protein; amino-acid sequence: MATTLLWLAIVAALPLYAQQQQEYTLGSLWSKVEENYPGVGAKMSAIDAAKYNQRAVKGNMLPQVNAQAQNTYGTYEGSAGGFFPQPGFFNVNGSVPLDGSTTAANTFGSAIVNWELFSFGKLRKQNEAAGALYDKSVSDKDAYVLNLKKILSERYITLLYNNAKLQWTKNNAERLNDIRKITSGLSASGLRPAADSLLASSSYVQAMGEYDKWNGFKNAAYIKLLELYGDDTVNYTASANRFDNPAENSLNKVNTINPSHPILDALDKQSEYYTLSGEAQKRSSLPSINLLGGYAYRGTGISPNGKVSGAWKDGFRNTTNNFLAGIGITWNLTSLHTNRMKGEQLFKEAESTKLLHSQYEQAMQADLSASQAKIVQQYQQLQKTKLAVQQSQDAYNMYLARYKSGLITLSELLQIRILLEQAENAHIEASREYWVLLAYEAELTADFDFLFNNL
- a CDS encoding efflux RND transporter permease subunit; this encodes MNIIRFALRKPIAIMVVVLAIAFFSYNTIKKINVDIFPEVELPAMYVAMPYGGLSPAYMDGFMANEFQKVLLFVSGVKNIDFKSVQGLTLMKLTFYPGTDMSQAAGEVSTSVSRAMGFLPPGAVPPMVVRFDGSSLPVGNLVFESDQRSVNEIQTLALTKIRPMFVQIPGITSPAPFGGNIRSIVINIDPEAMQANGLSPEDITVAITKNSLPSPAGNIRIGDENLMAPINSIAKGPQELLKTPVKTSDNRTVYVGDVARVEDGADQTVGYALVNGKRSVYLPIIKKADASTLDAVENLKAAIPMLKDQLPEDVKVSYEFDQSNYIERSLSNLIHEGILGAVFTGLMILLFLGDTRGAIIVVLTIPIAILAAVTTLYLFGQTINIMTLSGLALSIGILVDEATVTIENIHQHMEMGKPKQRAIIDALLEISIPKLLILLCILAVLTPAFIMTGIPKDMFMPLSMAVAFAMIASFLASQTFVPILANWMMKNKHNTEANTPRKRAFFDKFRVNYSFKMRKWSTKAIPLFVVYVLVAGAISGLLLTVVGTDVMPVSNNGDFQIRIDAPSGSRLEKTEQIVKDITNDIKAELPENGLNITSAFVGMHPAGSPINPIFLFSNSSNEAVLQISVNKEVYGGSMEDFKEKVRKKIIEKHPEVAFNFEPMELTEKIMGQGAMTPIEVKVGAGQVKGAYAHASKIEANLKNVPYLRDVRIAEPVAYPSMEIEVNRDLAGQFGLTMQDITRSLITATSSTRFTDKNLWIDPKSGLVFQTQVQIPEGIMSEEILRSLPLKAGSLRPVLEDVATIRRVTAPAQVNRKGPNRYVTIVANLYDKDLGTASRAVKQAIKDAGEAPRGTVVWTEGTLQLLDDTLGSLLAGLGVAIIAIFLMLSAYYQSFKVPLIILSVLPAVIAGSLIILFLTGSTLNLQSYMGIIMSLGVSVSNAVLLVNQAEYYRTKMALRPVNAARLAASSRLRPVLMTAAAMLAGMLPMALGLGDGAEQVAPLGRAVIGGLIASTVTILLLVPHFFSSMMSRTKVISPSLDPDDCESRYYAEQSGKQTI